In Burkholderia gladioli, a genomic segment contains:
- a CDS encoding CerR family C-terminal domain-containing protein encodes MTEAKKLRRTSASGYARGDETRQRIIEAAIELFGERGFAGASTRDIAAHAGVNAPALQYYFENKEGVFRACADTIAELGCAAFGPALDHAREMLAREADVETLIESFLGIMHAISAKMFTTPKNAHQRMFFAREQAGLEPAIATEILMQRIRRPLHDVCTALVSRIANQPADSNATRIRAFSLLGQLSVFHMAQRSALAMLGWESYEGENGDLLRSVVAEQTRALLRQWHVEGQARAGAPRRALASPLGEAPAARRKGAAPKVAAKPAAKSAAAKPAAAKPPVPKAAAAKPAAPRASRGAKHSSH; translated from the coding sequence ATGACGGAAGCGAAGAAATTGCGTCGCACGTCGGCAAGCGGATATGCGCGGGGCGACGAGACGCGGCAGCGGATCATCGAGGCCGCGATCGAATTGTTCGGCGAGCGCGGCTTCGCCGGCGCGTCGACGCGGGACATCGCCGCGCACGCGGGAGTGAACGCGCCGGCGCTGCAGTACTACTTCGAGAACAAGGAAGGGGTGTTCCGCGCCTGCGCGGACACCATCGCCGAGCTCGGCTGCGCGGCCTTCGGGCCGGCGCTCGACCATGCGCGCGAGATGCTGGCGCGCGAGGCCGACGTCGAGACCCTGATCGAGTCCTTCCTCGGCATCATGCATGCGATCTCGGCCAAGATGTTCACCACGCCCAAGAACGCGCACCAGCGCATGTTCTTCGCGCGCGAGCAGGCGGGCCTGGAGCCGGCGATCGCCACCGAGATCCTGATGCAGCGGATTCGTCGGCCGCTGCACGACGTCTGCACCGCGCTGGTGAGCCGCATCGCGAACCAGCCGGCCGACAGCAACGCCACCAGGATCCGCGCCTTCAGCCTGCTCGGTCAGTTGTCGGTGTTCCACATGGCGCAGCGCTCGGCGCTGGCGATGCTGGGCTGGGAATCCTACGAAGGCGAGAACGGCGATCTGCTGCGCTCGGTGGTGGCCGAGCAGACGCGCGCGCTGCTGCGCCAGTGGCATGTCGAGGGCCAGGCGCGGGCCGGCGCGCCGCGTCGCGCGCTTGCCTCCCCGCTGGGCGAAGCGCCTGCCGCGCGCCGCAAGGGCGCCGCGCCGAAAGTCGCCGCCAAGCCTGCCGCCAAGTCCGCCGCCGCCAAGCCTGCCGCCGCGAAACCCCCGGTGCCCAAGGCCGCCGCTGCCAAACCCGCCGCGCCGCGCGCCTCGCGCGGCGCCAAGCACTCCTCGCACTGA
- a CDS encoding purple acid phosphatase family protein — protein MSNPNLPETSCADHHADSYEYAPVTRRGFLKLAGVSGLATASGLAGTRAAAAVPDGTPEQIHLTWGDDPCSEVTVSWASLAPAANPRVRVSSDHGRPFTVHAVQRTYTDGLNGAVVFTYHARLHGLRPGASFRYEVTADNDANASQPFSAGFQTAPRGRAPFRWTSYGDLATPNTGWVLSSPQSRYAVQAVERFQPLFHLLNGDLCYANLNPTHQPDVWRDFGNNNQSSAANRPWMPCPGNHEIEFHNGPQGLDSYLARYVLPDNGTRFTGRWYSFRVGAVLFISLDADDVVYQDAAAFVAGPAPLVPAASTGNAPIEPGTSFYVRGYSGGMQTRWLEDTLRRASHEPGIDWIVVQMHQDALSSSKSGNGSDKGIREAWLPLFDRYGVDLVLCGHDHDYERSFPVRGCRHHAGVDAATGSVVDTMQPQPVVTVDPEDRTFDTRHGTIHLILGGGGTSAPTDSYGDDPATGQPQAMVFTKSNRPVPGATADTFARPGADAREDAIWSARRDAGNGYGIAVFDYEPGEAGGHTRITVNYYHAAGADSAPTSDYSLFETIVLSKPRRG, from the coding sequence ATGTCGAACCCGAATCTTCCCGAGACGTCTTGCGCGGACCATCACGCGGACTCGTACGAATACGCGCCCGTCACGCGCCGCGGCTTCCTGAAGCTGGCTGGCGTGTCGGGCCTGGCCACCGCCAGCGGCCTGGCCGGCACGCGCGCGGCCGCGGCCGTGCCCGACGGCACGCCCGAGCAGATCCACCTGACCTGGGGCGACGATCCCTGCTCCGAGGTGACGGTCTCGTGGGCGTCGCTGGCGCCGGCCGCCAATCCGCGCGTGCGCGTGTCGAGCGACCATGGCCGGCCGTTCACGGTGCATGCGGTGCAGCGCACCTATACCGACGGCCTGAACGGCGCGGTGGTGTTCACCTATCACGCGCGCCTGCACGGGCTGCGCCCCGGCGCGAGCTTCCGCTACGAGGTGACGGCCGACAACGACGCGAATGCCTCGCAGCCGTTCTCGGCCGGCTTCCAGACCGCGCCGCGCGGGCGCGCGCCGTTCCGCTGGACCAGCTACGGCGACCTGGCCACGCCGAACACGGGCTGGGTGCTGTCCTCGCCGCAAAGCCGCTACGCGGTGCAGGCCGTCGAGCGCTTCCAGCCGCTGTTCCACCTGCTCAACGGCGACCTCTGCTACGCGAACCTGAATCCGACGCACCAGCCCGACGTCTGGCGCGACTTCGGCAACAACAACCAGAGCTCGGCCGCGAACCGCCCCTGGATGCCCTGCCCGGGCAATCACGAGATCGAATTCCACAACGGCCCGCAAGGGCTCGATTCCTATCTCGCGCGCTACGTGCTGCCCGACAACGGCACGCGTTTCACGGGACGCTGGTACAGCTTCCGCGTCGGCGCGGTGCTGTTCATCTCGCTCGACGCCGACGACGTGGTCTACCAGGACGCGGCCGCCTTCGTGGCCGGTCCCGCGCCGCTCGTGCCGGCCGCCAGCACCGGCAATGCGCCGATCGAGCCGGGCACCTCGTTCTACGTGCGCGGCTACAGCGGCGGCATGCAGACGCGCTGGCTGGAGGACACGCTGCGCCGCGCCTCGCACGAACCCGGCATCGACTGGATCGTGGTGCAGATGCACCAGGACGCGCTGAGTTCGTCGAAGTCGGGCAACGGCTCGGACAAGGGCATCCGCGAGGCTTGGCTGCCGCTGTTCGACCGCTACGGCGTCGACCTGGTGCTGTGCGGCCACGACCACGACTACGAGCGCAGCTTCCCGGTACGCGGCTGCCGCCATCACGCCGGCGTCGACGCGGCCACCGGCTCGGTGGTCGACACCATGCAGCCGCAGCCGGTGGTCACGGTCGATCCCGAGGATCGCACCTTCGACACGCGCCACGGCACCATCCACCTGATCCTCGGCGGCGGCGGCACCAGCGCGCCGACCGACAGCTACGGCGACGATCCGGCCACCGGCCAGCCGCAGGCGATGGTGTTCACCAAGTCGAACCGGCCGGTGCCGGGCGCCACCGCCGACACCTTCGCGCGGCCCGGCGCCGATGCGCGCGAGGACGCGATCTGGTCGGCGCGGCGCGATGCCGGCAACGGCTACGGGATCGCCGTGTTCGACTACGAGCCGGGCGAGGCGGGCGGCCATACCCGCATCACGGTGAACTACTACCACGCGGCCGGCGCCGACAGCGCGCCGACCAGCGACTACTCGCTGTTCGAGACCATCGTGCTGAGCAAGCCGCGCCGCGGCTGA
- a CDS encoding FadR/GntR family transcriptional regulator, with protein MIQRDLHGQTAYRLATAILRGDYTPDTILPREAELMLSFGVSRTVLREALRTLTSKGLIESRPKVGTRVRPRDAWNLLDAELLDWYSQVAPPLAFAMKLQEMREMVEPYAAGLAARAQTPAAFAAIEAAHEAMRAARHVDEWVRADLRFHLEVLAAGGNELLMPLGALIERTLEAQLRLNAKRAEIFNASLAEHTRVFEAIRARDANAARAAMAALLGTTRARIER; from the coding sequence GTGATTCAACGCGATCTGCATGGACAAACCGCGTACCGGCTCGCCACGGCGATCCTGCGCGGCGACTACACGCCGGACACGATCCTGCCGCGCGAGGCCGAGCTGATGCTCTCCTTCGGCGTGAGCCGCACCGTGCTGCGCGAGGCGCTGCGCACGCTGACCTCGAAGGGGCTGATCGAGTCGCGGCCCAAGGTCGGCACGCGGGTGCGGCCGCGCGATGCCTGGAACCTGCTCGACGCCGAGCTGCTCGACTGGTATTCGCAGGTGGCGCCGCCGCTGGCCTTCGCGATGAAGCTGCAGGAGATGCGCGAGATGGTCGAGCCGTACGCGGCAGGGCTGGCCGCGCGCGCGCAGACGCCGGCCGCGTTCGCCGCGATCGAGGCCGCGCACGAGGCGATGCGCGCGGCGCGCCATGTCGACGAGTGGGTGAGGGCGGACCTGCGCTTCCACCTGGAGGTGCTGGCCGCCGGCGGCAACGAGTTGCTGATGCCGCTGGGCGCGCTGATCGAGCGCACGCTGGAGGCGCAACTGCGGCTCAACGCGAAGCGCGCCGAGATCTTCAATGCCTCGCTGGCCGAGCACACGCGCGTGTTCGAGGCGATCCGCGCGCGTGACGCGAACGCCGCGCGCGCGGCGATGGCGGCGCTGCTCGGCACCACGCGCGCGCGCATCGAGCGCTAG
- a CDS encoding DHA2 family efflux MFS transporter permease subunit: MAEAATPAAAPHPERASATDWIAVAAGSLGALMATLDISITNSALPQIQGEIGATGTEGTWISTGYLMSEIVMIPLAAWLTRVFGLRNFLLVSAALFIAFSMMCGWSSTLALMIAGRIGQGFTGGAMIPTAQTIIRTRLPVSQLPVGMTLFGLIVLLGPLFGPVLGGWLAENVSWSWCFFINLPVCLILIALLVLGLPSDKPQWPQFFSADWVGIAGLSIGLSSLTVVLEEGQRERWFESSMITTLSWITFAGFVLIAISQFTAKRPMLRLSLMRNPRYASVIVIVAAVGAGLYGVSYLLPQFLAIVSGYNAEQAGEIMLLSGLPAFLMMPILPKLLGKVDYRILVISGLMLFFLSCMLDISLTAQSVGHDFVWSQLIRGVAQMLAMMPLNQASMAAVSREESGDAAGLYNMARNLGGSIGLAIIGTIIDRRTTYHTATIRESVTANSLIGQDRISQYAANWFSHTGDLAYSQMRALGQLAQQINVQATVMTYSETFYLLGLALIACVPLALLLRTPPRNAPPPSSSGH, translated from the coding sequence ATGGCTGAGGCCGCCACGCCCGCCGCCGCGCCGCATCCCGAGCGCGCCAGCGCGACCGACTGGATCGCGGTGGCCGCCGGCTCGCTGGGCGCGCTGATGGCCACGCTCGACATCTCGATCACCAACTCGGCGCTGCCGCAGATCCAGGGCGAGATCGGCGCGACCGGCACCGAGGGCACCTGGATCTCCACCGGCTACCTGATGTCGGAGATCGTGATGATCCCGCTGGCCGCGTGGCTCACGCGCGTGTTCGGGCTGCGCAACTTCCTGCTGGTCTCGGCGGCGCTGTTCATCGCCTTCTCGATGATGTGCGGCTGGTCGAGCACGCTGGCGCTGATGATCGCCGGCCGGATCGGCCAGGGCTTCACCGGTGGCGCGATGATCCCCACCGCGCAGACCATCATCCGCACCCGGCTGCCGGTCTCGCAGTTGCCGGTGGGCATGACCCTGTTCGGCCTGATCGTGCTGCTCGGGCCGCTGTTCGGCCCAGTGCTGGGCGGCTGGCTGGCCGAGAACGTGAGCTGGAGCTGGTGCTTCTTCATCAACCTGCCGGTCTGCCTGATCCTGATCGCGCTGCTGGTGCTCGGCCTGCCTTCCGACAAGCCGCAGTGGCCGCAGTTCTTCAGCGCCGACTGGGTCGGCATCGCGGGCCTGTCGATCGGGCTCTCGTCGCTGACGGTGGTGCTCGAGGAAGGCCAGCGCGAGCGCTGGTTCGAATCGTCGATGATCACCACGCTGAGCTGGATCACCTTCGCCGGCTTCGTGCTGATCGCGATCTCGCAGTTCACCGCCAAGCGGCCGATGCTGCGGCTCTCGCTGATGCGCAACCCGCGCTACGCCAGCGTGATCGTGATCGTCGCGGCGGTGGGCGCGGGCCTGTACGGCGTGTCCTACCTGCTGCCGCAGTTCCTCGCCATCGTCTCGGGCTACAACGCCGAGCAGGCCGGCGAGATCATGCTGCTCTCGGGCCTGCCCGCCTTCCTGATGATGCCGATCCTGCCGAAGCTGCTCGGCAAGGTGGACTACCGGATCCTGGTGATCTCGGGGCTGATGCTGTTCTTCCTGAGCTGCATGCTCGACATCTCGCTGACCGCGCAAAGCGTCGGCCACGACTTCGTCTGGTCGCAGCTGATCCGCGGCGTGGCGCAGATGCTGGCGATGATGCCGCTCAACCAGGCCTCGATGGCGGCCGTCTCGCGCGAGGAATCGGGCGACGCGGCGGGCCTCTACAACATGGCCCGCAACCTGGGCGGCTCGATCGGCCTGGCCATCATCGGCACCATCATCGACCGGCGCACCACCTATCACACCGCCACCATCCGGGAGTCGGTCACCGCCAACTCGCTGATCGGCCAGGACCGCATCTCGCAGTACGCGGCCAACTGGTTCTCGCACACCGGCGACCTGGCCTACTCGCAGATGCGCGCGCTCGGCCAGCTCGCCCAGCAGATCAACGTGCAGGCGACCGTGATGACCTATTCCGAAACCTTCTACCTGCTCGGACTGGCGCTGATCGCCTGCGTGCCGCTGGCCCTGTTGCTGCGCACGCCGCCGCGCAACGCGCCGCCGCCGTCCTCGTCCGGCCACTGA
- a CDS encoding transglycosylase domain-containing protein — protein sequence MNRPVIRIPLRATSPVPVWKRVKWLLIAAVLIALVVVVRLCQIEFATSRWQARYLSSLASDVGYTVGDGPSDSIRYPLDGPYDTRLGYSQLPAFEQRLAARGYSIAAQARDSERLLSLADEGLFLPYDEKDQAGLTLRDASGAPIYDATFPHRVYTDFDAIPPLVVRSLLFIEDRYLLDPDAPNRNPAIDWRRFGRALADQALRFVNRHQSTPGGSTLATQIEKFRHSPDGRTATPPEKLRQIASASIRAYLDGPQTMPARRQIVVRYLNSVPLAARAHVGEVTGLGDGLAAWYGRDFREVNRILSAPPSDANRDEQALAYREVLSLLIAQRAPSFFLNRGYADLQKLTDSYLRLLATEGAISPALRDAALAARIERHAAPPPPAEASYVTRKAVTSTRSRLLGALGLSSVYQLDRLDLDATVTLDNAVQQAVADKLAAVTTRDGAREAGLVGFQMLRPGDDPSKISYSFTLYERQGGANLLRVQTDSVDQPFDVNRGARLNLGSTAKMRTVVTYLQIVSRLHHDYAGMSNEELKRVQPDPQDALTRWALDYLANTRERSLTAMLDAALDRKYSASAGETFYTGGGAQTFTNFDKSENGQILTIRLAFRNSVNLVFVRMMRDIVRYEMIQTSGLSSQWLGDPALRAQYLGQFVDQESRVYVKRFYTKYAGKPADDALALMLKTVRKTPPKVATVLRSVAPEAPRPWFDANMRGALKNTPAAGLTDEDLGKLYAKYGADRFNLNDRAYIASVHPLALWTLAYLREHPDATLDTVQNASHDVRIAAYSWLYKTRYHATQDRRIRRMVELRAYQEIGRSWQALGYPFAALTPSYAAAIGASGDQPDSLARLIGLIGNGGAQMPTESIARLDFAKDTPYETRFVHAGTPPHQLISPEIAAAVQPMLRDVVANGTGKRLAQGLSFSDGKTLEVYGKTGTGDQRFNVYAPGARLIESRKVNRSATFVFGIGDRFFGVLTANAHEPYAARYEYTSALAVQLLKSLTPALQPLVDAPPRPIDATTKADKGARPAQLSGNGAGSAGKAVPAMAAAKAAAQG from the coding sequence ATGAATCGGCCCGTCATTCGGATCCCGCTGCGCGCCACCAGCCCCGTGCCGGTCTGGAAGCGCGTGAAATGGTTGCTCATCGCGGCCGTGCTGATCGCACTGGTCGTGGTGGTCAGGCTTTGTCAGATCGAATTCGCGACCTCGCGATGGCAGGCCCGCTATCTCTCCAGCCTGGCCAGCGACGTCGGCTACACAGTCGGCGACGGCCCCAGCGACAGCATCCGCTATCCGCTCGACGGGCCCTACGACACCCGCCTCGGTTATTCCCAGCTACCCGCCTTCGAGCAACGCCTCGCCGCGCGCGGCTACAGCATCGCGGCGCAGGCACGCGACTCGGAGCGCCTGCTCTCGCTGGCCGACGAAGGCCTGTTCCTGCCATACGACGAGAAGGACCAGGCCGGCCTCACGCTGCGCGACGCGAGCGGCGCGCCGATCTACGACGCCACCTTCCCGCATCGCGTGTACACCGATTTCGATGCGATCCCGCCGCTGGTGGTGCGCTCGCTATTGTTCATCGAGGATCGCTATCTGCTCGACCCCGACGCGCCGAACCGCAACCCGGCGATCGACTGGCGCCGCTTCGGCCGCGCGCTGGCCGACCAGGCGCTGCGCTTCGTGAACCGCCATCAGTCGACGCCGGGCGGCAGCACGCTCGCCACCCAGATCGAGAAGTTCCGCCACTCGCCCGACGGACGCACCGCCACGCCACCCGAGAAGCTCCGGCAGATCGCCTCGGCCTCGATCCGCGCCTACCTGGACGGCCCGCAGACCATGCCGGCGCGCCGCCAGATCGTGGTGCGCTACCTGAACTCGGTGCCGCTCGCGGCGCGCGCCCACGTGGGCGAGGTGACCGGGCTCGGCGACGGCCTGGCCGCCTGGTACGGCCGCGACTTCCGCGAGGTGAACCGCATCCTGTCCGCGCCGCCGAGCGACGCGAACCGCGACGAGCAGGCGCTGGCCTATCGCGAGGTGCTGTCGCTGCTGATCGCGCAGCGCGCGCCGTCGTTCTTCCTCAACCGCGGCTACGCCGACCTGCAGAAGCTGACCGACAGCTACCTGCGCCTGCTCGCCACCGAAGGCGCGATCTCGCCGGCGCTGCGCGACGCGGCGCTGGCCGCGCGAATCGAGCGCCACGCCGCGCCTCCTCCGCCGGCCGAAGCCTCCTACGTGACGCGCAAGGCGGTGACCTCGACACGCTCGCGGCTACTCGGCGCGCTCGGGCTGTCGAGCGTCTACCAACTCGACCGGCTCGACCTCGACGCCACCGTCACGCTCGACAACGCCGTGCAGCAGGCCGTGGCCGACAAGCTGGCGGCCGTCACCACCCGCGACGGCGCCCGCGAGGCGGGCCTGGTCGGCTTCCAGATGCTGCGCCCCGGCGACGACCCCTCGAAGATCTCCTACAGCTTCACGCTCTACGAACGCCAGGGCGGCGCGAACCTGCTGCGGGTGCAGACCGACAGCGTCGACCAGCCCTTCGACGTCAATCGCGGCGCGCGCCTGAACCTCGGCTCGACCGCCAAGATGCGCACCGTGGTGACCTACCTGCAGATCGTCTCGCGCCTGCATCACGACTACGCGGGCATGTCGAACGAGGAACTCAAGCGCGTGCAGCCCGACCCGCAGGACGCGCTCACGCGCTGGGCGCTCGACTACCTGGCGAACACGCGCGAGCGCTCGCTCACGGCGATGCTCGACGCCGCGCTCGATCGCAAATATTCGGCCTCGGCCGGCGAGACCTTCTACACCGGCGGCGGCGCGCAGACCTTCACCAATTTCGACAAGAGCGAGAACGGCCAGATCCTGACCATCCGCCTGGCCTTCCGCAATTCAGTGAACCTGGTGTTCGTGCGGATGATGCGCGACATCGTGCGTTACGAGATGATCCAGACCTCGGGCCTGTCCTCGCAGTGGCTCGGCGATCCTGCCTTGCGCGCGCAGTACCTCGGGCAGTTCGTCGACCAGGAGAGCCGCGTCTACGTGAAGCGCTTCTACACGAAGTACGCGGGCAAGCCCGCCGACGACGCGCTCGCCCTGATGCTCAAGACCGTGCGCAAGACGCCGCCGAAGGTGGCCACCGTGCTGCGCAGCGTGGCGCCCGAGGCGCCGCGGCCGTGGTTCGACGCGAACATGCGCGGCGCGCTGAAAAACACGCCGGCCGCGGGCCTCACCGACGAGGATCTCGGCAAGCTCTACGCGAAGTACGGCGCCGATCGCTTCAACCTCAACGATCGCGCCTATATCGCCAGCGTCCACCCGCTCGCGCTCTGGACCCTCGCCTACCTGCGCGAGCATCCCGACGCGACGCTCGACACCGTGCAGAACGCCAGCCACGACGTGCGCATCGCCGCCTACTCCTGGCTGTACAAGACCCGGTATCACGCCACCCAGGATCGCCGCATCCGCCGCATGGTCGAGCTGCGCGCCTACCAGGAGATCGGCCGGTCATGGCAGGCGCTCGGTTATCCGTTCGCTGCGCTCACGCCTTCCTACGCGGCCGCGATCGGCGCCTCGGGCGACCAGCCCGATTCACTGGCGCGGCTGATCGGCCTGATCGGCAACGGCGGCGCGCAGATGCCGACCGAAAGCATCGCGCGGCTCGACTTCGCCAAGGACACGCCTTATGAGACGCGCTTCGTGCATGCGGGCACGCCGCCGCATCAGTTGATCTCGCCCGAGATCGCGGCGGCCGTGCAGCCGATGCTGCGCGACGTGGTGGCCAACGGCACCGGCAAGCGGCTCGCGCAGGGCCTGAGCTTCTCGGATGGCAAGACGCTGGAGGTCTATGGCAAGACCGGCACCGGCGACCAGCGCTTCAACGTCTACGCGCCGGGCGCGCGGCTGATCGAGTCGCGCAAGGTCAATCGCAGCGCGACCTTCGTGTTCGGGATCGGCGACCGCTTCTTCGGGGTCCTCACCGCCAACGCGCACGAGCCTTACGCGGCGCGCTACGAATACACCAGCGCGCTGGCGGTGCAACTGCTGAAGTCGCTCACGCCGGCCCTGCAGCCGCTGGTCGACGCGCCGCCGCGACCGATCGATGCCACCACCAAGGCCGACAAGGGCGCGCGTCCGGCGCAGCTCAGCGGCAACGGCGCTGGCAGCGCCGGAAAAGCGGTGCCGGCCATGGCCGCCGCCAAGGCAGCCGCGCAAGGCTGA
- a CDS encoding efflux transporter outer membrane subunit, which produces MKSPSLAPRHALTLAAAALALAGCTVGPNYKGAPAAPSAATFVRAPQTGVAVATPAPAAWWQSLNDPQLDELIAAALAHNPDLHAAQARLREARAQLSQQRANALPKTSADLAAIRTRAPDMNALSALTGANNANGGNSQAGTGPIQLYTASFDATWEIDLFGGTRRAIEAASAQAEAVDADLADTQVSIAAEVANAYVDLRDQQQRLALSRRTAELQQQQLDLTRQRRGRGVAADADIERLTTQVENTRASLIPLDAQVTESLDRLATLTGRAPGALDAQLSGANPALPSLPASVPIGDPAALLKQRPDVRAAERRLASSNAQIGEHIADYFPKVTLLGDLGFSAGDPGHLFRKQNWTWVGAPYLQWNLFDFGRTRGAVRAAEASRDEAEANYTKAVLGALQDANTALSRYGHQRDHVVALDKVQTSAVHSATLMDQRYRAGVSSLIDLLDTQRDALSAQQNVIAGQAELIKDYVSLQKSLGLGWQSGRADAAATSAPGAATAPTASVETKPAG; this is translated from the coding sequence ATGAAGTCCCCGAGCCTGGCGCCCCGTCACGCGCTGACGCTGGCCGCCGCCGCGCTGGCGCTCGCCGGCTGCACGGTCGGCCCGAACTACAAGGGCGCGCCGGCCGCGCCGAGCGCGGCCACCTTCGTGCGCGCCCCGCAGACCGGCGTGGCCGTCGCCACGCCCGCGCCCGCCGCCTGGTGGCAAAGCCTGAACGACCCTCAGCTCGACGAACTGATCGCTGCGGCGCTGGCCCACAACCCCGACCTGCACGCGGCCCAGGCGCGGCTGCGCGAAGCCCGCGCGCAACTGAGCCAGCAGCGCGCCAACGCCTTGCCCAAGACCTCGGCGGACCTGGCCGCGATCCGCACCCGCGCGCCCGACATGAACGCGCTGTCGGCGCTCACCGGCGCGAACAACGCGAACGGCGGCAACAGCCAGGCCGGCACCGGCCCGATCCAGCTCTACACGGCCAGCTTCGACGCCACCTGGGAGATCGACCTGTTCGGCGGCACGCGCCGCGCGATCGAGGCGGCCTCGGCACAGGCCGAGGCGGTCGACGCGGACCTGGCCGACACGCAGGTCTCGATCGCGGCCGAGGTCGCCAATGCCTACGTGGACCTGCGCGACCAGCAGCAGCGCCTGGCACTCTCGCGGCGCACCGCCGAGCTCCAGCAGCAGCAGCTCGACCTGACCCGGCAGCGGCGCGGACGCGGCGTGGCCGCCGATGCGGACATCGAGCGGCTGACCACCCAGGTGGAAAACACGCGCGCCTCGCTGATCCCGCTCGATGCCCAGGTGACCGAATCGCTGGACCGCCTCGCGACTCTCACCGGGCGCGCGCCGGGCGCGCTCGATGCGCAGCTCTCGGGCGCCAACCCGGCGCTGCCGAGCCTGCCCGCATCGGTGCCGATCGGAGACCCGGCCGCCCTGCTCAAGCAGCGCCCCGACGTGCGCGCGGCCGAGCGGCGCCTGGCCTCGAGCAATGCGCAGATCGGCGAGCACATCGCCGACTACTTCCCCAAGGTCACCCTGCTCGGCGATCTGGGCTTCAGCGCGGGCGACCCGGGCCACCTGTTCCGCAAGCAGAACTGGACCTGGGTGGGCGCGCCCTACCTGCAATGGAACCTGTTCGACTTCGGCCGCACGCGCGGCGCCGTGCGCGCTGCCGAAGCCTCGCGCGACGAGGCCGAGGCCAACTACACCAAGGCCGTGCTCGGCGCGCTGCAGGACGCCAATACCGCCTTGTCGCGCTACGGTCACCAGCGCGATCACGTGGTCGCGCTCGACAAGGTGCAGACCTCGGCGGTGCATTCGGCGACGCTGATGGACCAGCGCTACCGCGCCGGCGTGTCCTCGCTGATCGATCTGCTCGACACGCAGCGCGACGCGCTGTCGGCGCAGCAGAACGTGATCGCGGGGCAGGCCGAGCTGATCAAGGACTATGTGTCCCTGCAGAAGAGCCTCGGCCTCGGCTGGCAGAGCGGGCGGGCCGACGCGGCGGCGACTTCGGCCCCGGGCGCGGCCACCGCTCCGACGGCTTCCGTCGAGACGAAGCCGGCAGGCTGA
- the dgoD gene encoding galactonate dehydratase: protein MKITRLETFVVPPRWLFLKIETDEGIVGWGEPIVEGRAHTVGAAVQELADYLVGKDPLLIEDHWQVMYRAGFYRGGPITMSAIAGVDQALWDIKGKFHGAPVHALLGGQVRDRIKVYSWIGGDRPSDVANNARAVVERGFKAVKMNGSEELQIVDTYDKVEKVIANVAAVREAVGPHVGIGVDFHGRVHKPMAKVLAKELDPYRLMFIEEPVLSENAEALRDIVNQTDTPIALGERLYSRWDFKHVIAGGYVDIIQPDASHAGGITECRKIASLAEAYDVALALHCPLGPIALAACLQLDAVSYNAFIQEQSLGIHYNQGNDLLDYIRNPEVFRYEDGFVGIPQGPGLGIEVNEEKVREMAKLGHRWRNPVWRHADGSVAEW from the coding sequence ATGAAGATCACCCGCCTCGAAACCTTCGTCGTGCCGCCGCGCTGGCTGTTCCTGAAGATCGAGACCGACGAGGGCATCGTCGGCTGGGGCGAGCCGATCGTCGAGGGCCGCGCGCATACCGTGGGAGCCGCCGTGCAGGAGCTGGCCGACTACCTGGTGGGCAAGGACCCGCTGCTGATCGAGGATCACTGGCAGGTGATGTACCGCGCCGGATTCTATCGCGGCGGCCCGATCACGATGAGCGCGATCGCCGGCGTCGACCAGGCGCTGTGGGACATCAAGGGCAAGTTCCATGGCGCGCCGGTCCATGCGCTGCTGGGCGGCCAGGTGCGCGATCGCATCAAGGTCTACTCGTGGATCGGCGGCGACCGCCCCAGCGACGTGGCCAACAACGCGCGCGCGGTGGTCGAGCGCGGCTTCAAGGCGGTCAAGATGAACGGCTCGGAAGAGCTGCAGATCGTCGATACCTACGACAAGGTCGAGAAGGTGATCGCCAACGTGGCGGCGGTGCGCGAAGCGGTGGGCCCGCACGTGGGGATCGGCGTGGACTTCCACGGCCGCGTCCACAAGCCGATGGCCAAGGTGCTGGCCAAGGAGCTCGATCCCTATCGCCTGATGTTCATCGAGGAGCCGGTGCTCTCGGAGAACGCCGAGGCGCTGCGCGACATCGTCAACCAGACCGACACGCCGATCGCGCTGGGCGAACGGCTCTACTCGCGCTGGGACTTCAAGCACGTGATCGCGGGCGGCTACGTCGACATCATCCAGCCCGACGCCTCGCACGCGGGCGGCATCACCGAGTGCCGCAAGATCGCCTCGCTGGCCGAGGCCTACGACGTGGCGCTGGCGCTGCACTGCCCGCTCGGGCCGATCGCGCTGGCCGCCTGCCTGCAGCTCGACGCGGTCAGCTACAACGCCTTCATCCAGGAACAGAGCCTGGGCATCCACTACAACCAGGGCAACGATCTGCTCGACTACATCCGCAACCCGGAAGTATTCCGCTACGAGGATGGTTTCGTCGGCATCCCGCAAGGGCCGGGCCTGGGCATCGAGGTCAACGAGGAGAAGGTGCGCGAGATGGCCAAGCTCGGTCATCGCTGGCGCAACCCGGTGTGGCGCCACGCCGACGGCAGCGTCGCCGAGTGGTGA